ACCATCCCAGACCGGTGGGAATATCGCGTGTGAGTGACAGGGCTTCACACTGTAAATACACGCCGCCATCTTTTTCTTCAAAGCGCCAGTATGTATTCAACCGCCAAAGGTAGCCGTGTCCGGTACCGACCGGCAACTCTTCTCCATCCGGCTTGGCCGGATCTTTTACCTCAGCAATGCGCGTGCTGATGGAGTTGGAATAGACTTTGCTTGCGTCAACCCTGCCCCAATGGACGTCATACGTTGTGTTGAAATCCACGGTGGTAAATCGCTTCTGGTGGAGCCGCAGGAACATCTTGAAATCGTCGCCATTGTGGGAAATGGTGCGGGATGCACTCACGTCTGGCTTATAGAGTTCGGCGCGCCGATCATAATCCTTGACGATCGGCAAGGTCTTAGCCAGCGTGGCGCCAGGAATAAAGATAAGTCCTACCCAGTGATGCACCATGCCGTCCGGAACGTCAGAGGTTACGCCCGACGCTTTGGTTTCGAGCTTCTCCACCAGGATCTCGCCGTTCTTGAGCTGGTCATAAGCCTGTCGCCGCGCGTCGGGGTTCATAGCGTCGATATAGAGGAACGTCCCGCCCGGGCGCAGTTCGTTGGCAAACCGTGCCTCAGTGGCCGCGACGTAGCGATCAAACGCGGTGTTGGTCTTCTGTTTAAGTTCGGCTGCCGACGCGACGGGACACAAAGCCGCAACCAGCAGCAGCGCGGAAAAAACACGAATGATATAAAGTCGTTTCATGGAATGTTGCGAACTCGTCTCTTTAGATAAGATGCACGGTTCCACGTACGGTATCAAGGCAATTCAGGGCAAGTTATGGTGAATTGAGGCAGTTGACTTGAAATTTACCTGTCCGTTCCGCAGCTATTGCGCGGAAAATATCCGGCCTTTGCCAAACCTCGTTCCGCCCAAAGTTTTAGTACCTCTGGAAACCGCGTTTTCAGCCATTCTGGGTTAAACTCTTGTTAACCCTTCCCCCATGTTGGCTCGATTCATCTTGGCTTGACTAATGTATGGCGAATAACCACCGGTCTGACATCTTGTTCTTTTTTGGCGTGATCCTTGCCTTGTGGGTGGCCTATAGCGTCCGTGACGTGCTGATGCTCATCTATGTAAGCGCGCTGTTCGCCGTGGTCTTGTCGCCGGCCATCGGTATGATTCAGAAAATGCATATTGGCAGCTGGCGCGCTGGACGCGGCTTCGCCATCGTTTTCCTGATCCTGATGCTGGCCCTTGCGGGCACCTTATTTGCCGTGTTTGCCCTGCCGCCCGTTTATCGCGACGGCCGCAACTTCTCGGCTGACTGGCCTCGGCACCTGACGGAGTTCACTGAAGGAATCAAGCATCTTCCTTTTGCCTCAAAGATTGATCCTGCAGGATTGCAGAAGTATGCCGCCGAAATTGCCGGAGGCGCCGGTGGACTCTTCCTGAACCTGGCTGGCGGTATTTTCGGCTTCTTTACCGCTATCATCCTCACCGCATACTTCATTATTGATGGCGACCGTACCTTCTATTGGGTTGTCTCCATGTTCCCGCTTCACCAACAGCCCCGGCTGAACTCGACTCTGCTGCGCGCCAAAGCCCGCATGCGCAACTGGCTGATTGGCCAGTCAATGCTCATGCTCAGCCTTGGAGTATGCAGCCTGATCGTCTATTGGGCGCTCGGCCTGAAATATTTTTATCTGCTGGCAATGTTTGCCGGCATCGCTAACATTCTGCCGATTGCCGGCCCCATCAGCGCTGTTGTACTGGCCTCGGCCGTGGCCATCATGGACTCGCCACAGAAACTCGTGGGCGTAATCATCTTCTTTGCTGTCTATTTCCAGATTGAAAGCGTCTTCCTCTCGCCGCGCATCATGCGCCACACGCTCAACCTGTCGCCGCTCACCGTGATCATTGCTCTTTCTCTTGGAGGCGCATTGGCTGGCGTTGTAGGCGCGCTGGTTTCCGTTCCGACCGCTGCGCTGGTCATGGTCCTGGCCGATGAATACCTGGTCAAACGCAAGCCAGCAGAAGCGGCGAAGGCAGCAGCAGCGGCGGACTAAGATCCCTTCACCGCAAAGGACGCGAAGGTCGCAAAGGACAATCTAAGAACGACTGTGATCGTCCATCGCCGATGAAGCGTGAAGCGTTCACAGATGGATAGCGAAACCCCATAAATTCCTTTGCGGCCTTTGCGGTAAATCTTTCCGCTTTTCTCCGTGCCTCAGTGTCTCTGTGGTGAGATTCTCTGCTGATGCTAAAATCTAATTTTCAACAGTCACCATGACCAGCAAAATTCCAGTCGGCATTCTCGGCGCTACCGGGACCGTCGGGCAGAGATTTATCCAACTGCTCCACGAACACCCGTGGTTTGAAATTACATGGCTCGCGGCCTCAGACCGCTCAGCAGGCAAGCTTTACCCTGAAGCCGCCAAGTGGAACCTGTCCACGCCGATCCCGGGAAAGATCGCCGCAATGAAAGTCTCCGCCGCCGCCCCGGACAGCAGCACGCCCAAGCTGGTCTTTGCCGCACTTGATGCCACTGCCGCGCAGCAGATTGAGCCGGCGTTTGCGGAAGCAGGCCACGCTGTGGTTTCCAACTCCAGCGCGTTTCGTATGGCGGAAGACGTTCCTTTGATCATCCCTGAAGTCAATGGCGACCACGTTCCGCTTATCAAGACGCAGAAGTGGTACAAGAAAAATGGCGGCTTCATGGTGACCAATCCCAACTGCTCCGCCATTGGGTTGGTGCTGGCCCTTGCGCCGTTGCATCGCCGTTTTGGCATTGACAAGATTTTCGTCGCCACCATGCAGGCCATCAGCGGCGCGGGCTATCCTGGCGTCGCCTCCATGGACATTCTGGGCAATGTGATTCCCTACATCGCCAAGGAAGAAGACAAGATGGAAGCGGAGACGCGCAAGCTGCTGGGTTCACTGAAAAAAGGATCGTTGAACGGCTCGCGCGTGATCGATGCTGATCTCACGCTCAGCGCGCACTGCAACCGCGTTGCTGTGGAAGATGGCCATACTGAATCCGTCTCATTAAAGCTACGCAAGTCGGCGCAGGCGGAAGAGATCATTGAAGCCTGGAACGAATTTCGCTGCCTACCGCAAAAGCTTAAGCTGCCCACAGCACCGGAACAGCCAGTGATCTATGAGTCGGCGCCGGACCGCCCGCAGCCTCGACTCGACCGAGATCGCGGACGCGGCATGAGCGCTGTCTGCGGGCGCTTGCGGCCCTGCAACATCTTCGACTGGAAATTCACCGTGCTCTCGCACAACACGATCCGCGGCGCAGCGGGCGCGGCCCTGCTGAATGGCGAGCTGCTTAAAGCGCAGGGATATCTGAGTTGAAGGACGCTCGATTGCGCGACATCCTGGTCAGCAATTCAAGCGGCGAAAGCTCCTCGCTTTTGAACCGCAAGCAATTGATGCTGCGAGCGCGATTTGTGATCGACCATATCAAATGGCATCCACGTGCGAGACAAGTGTCAGGGCACGAGTTTACTCGTGTCGTTCAGCCGAAAAAGAATTTGGGCTTTAGCCCCTGCTCAAAACCTCAGGGCCTGAAGGCCAAATTTCTTGAGCCGCACACGACACGACTGAAGTCATGCCCTGACACTTGTCTCGGCCAGAAAAATAACGTCGTTTTCATCAGTACATCTCCCATTGCCTTTCTCCGTCCCTCCGTGCCTCCGTGGTGGGGGTTATCCGCATGATCGTAATGAAATTCGGCGGCACCTCCGTGCAGGACGCCCAAGCCATCGATCGCGTCGCGGCCATCGTGCGCGAACGCCTGCCGGAATGTCCCGTGGTCGTCGTCAGCGCGCTGGCCAAAATCACAGATCAGCTTCTGGCCATGTCAGCCGCCGCCGGGGCTGGCGACCGCGCAAAAGCGCTTGAGCTTTCCCGCGTTGCGCGCGAGCGCCATTACAACTGTGCCAGCGATTTGCTGGGCACACATGCGTTTGCGCAGATCGCGCCGGAGCTGGAAGCTGACTTTAACGGCCTGGACGAGCTTTTGCGCGGCGTTGTTGCCGTGGGCGAACTCACGCCCCGCACCATCGACACGATTGCAGGCTTTGGCGAGCGAGTGTCATCCAAGATCGCCGCCGCTGCATTTTCCCAGCGCAATATCGAAGCCGAGCATGTTGATTCACGGAAATGCATCGTAACCGACGCCACGTTCGGCAAGGCGGTTCCACAATTTGAAGAGACGGACGCCCGCCTGGCGGAAACCGTGAAGCCGTTGCTCGACCGCAAGCGAGTTCCGGTGATGGGGGGCTTTATCGCAGCCACGCGAGAAGGCGTTGCGACCACGCTGGGACGTGGTGGATCGGATTTCAGCGCTGCCATCATCGGCGCAGGACTTAACGCCGAGCGCATTGAGATTTGGACAGACGTGGACGGCATGATGACCACCGACCCTAATCTCTGTCCCGACGCGCGTCGCATCAAAAACATCAGCTTTGAAGAAGCGGCTGAGCTTGCCTATTTCGGCGCGAAAGTTCTGCATCCGGCCACGCTGCTGCCGGCCATCCAGAAGAATATCCCGGTTCTGATTCTTAACTCGCGCAATCCCAAATGCGAAGGCACGCGGATCACCGCCACCGCTCCCAAGAGTAAGAACATTTTCAAGGCCATAGCCGCCAAGAAACGCATTACCGTGGTGGATGTAGTCGCCACGCGCATGCTCATGGCGCATGGCTTTCTCAAGAATATTTTTGAAGTTTTTGCCAACCATCGCTGCCCGGTGGATATGGTTTCTACTTCCGAGGTCAGCGTTTCAGTCACCGTTGATTCAAACGAATCCATTGCGGCCATTGCCGCGGATCTGGCCAAGCTGGCCGACGTGAAATATCAAGGTCGCAAGGCCATCGTCTGCCTGGTGGGTGAAAACATCAAGAGCACACCGGGCATTGCCGCCAAGGTCTTCAGCGCCATTCCTGAAGCCAACATCCACATGATCTCCCAGGGCGCATCGGAGATTAATATAGGATTTGTGATTGATGAAGACGCCGTTCCGGACGTAGTCTCGCGCCTGCACCGCACATTCTTTGCGCAGGTGGATCCCGAGGTCTTTGCATGAAAGCCGTTCGCATGAAAGCCATTCGCATGAAACGTCAATGGGTGCTCTCTTGAAAATTTTGGTCCTGGGACGCGGCAAAACCGGCGCACTGGTTGCAGAGATAGCCAAAGAACGCGGGCATGAAGTCCGCTCGCTGGCCAGCCAGGAAAACCAGGATGGCCGCGCCTTGACACCCGCCACGCTGAAAGAGATCGATGCGGTCATAGATTTCACCACGCCACACGCTGCGATTCCCAACATTATTCGCTGTGTAGAAGCTGGAGTTCCCATCGTGGTGGGCACCACTGGTTGGTACCACCA
This is a stretch of genomic DNA from Terriglobia bacterium. It encodes these proteins:
- the asd gene encoding aspartate-semialdehyde dehydrogenase: MTSKIPVGILGATGTVGQRFIQLLHEHPWFEITWLAASDRSAGKLYPEAAKWNLSTPIPGKIAAMKVSAAAPDSSTPKLVFAALDATAAQQIEPAFAEAGHAVVSNSSAFRMAEDVPLIIPEVNGDHVPLIKTQKWYKKNGGFMVTNPNCSAIGLVLALAPLHRRFGIDKIFVATMQAISGAGYPGVASMDILGNVIPYIAKEEDKMEAETRKLLGSLKKGSLNGSRVIDADLTLSAHCNRVAVEDGHTESVSLKLRKSAQAEEIIEAWNEFRCLPQKLKLPTAPEQPVIYESAPDRPQPRLDRDRGRGMSAVCGRLRPCNIFDWKFTVLSHNTIRGAAGAALLNGELLKAQGYLS
- a CDS encoding AI-2E family transporter, with amino-acid sequence MANNHRSDILFFFGVILALWVAYSVRDVLMLIYVSALFAVVLSPAIGMIQKMHIGSWRAGRGFAIVFLILMLALAGTLFAVFALPPVYRDGRNFSADWPRHLTEFTEGIKHLPFASKIDPAGLQKYAAEIAGGAGGLFLNLAGGIFGFFTAIILTAYFIIDGDRTFYWVVSMFPLHQQPRLNSTLLRAKARMRNWLIGQSMLMLSLGVCSLIVYWALGLKYFYLLAMFAGIANILPIAGPISAVVLASAVAIMDSPQKLVGVIIFFAVYFQIESVFLSPRIMRHTLNLSPLTVIIALSLGGALAGVVGALVSVPTAALVMVLADEYLVKRKPAEAAKAAAAAD
- the lysC gene encoding lysine-sensitive aspartokinase 3, which codes for MIVMKFGGTSVQDAQAIDRVAAIVRERLPECPVVVVSALAKITDQLLAMSAAAGAGDRAKALELSRVARERHYNCASDLLGTHAFAQIAPELEADFNGLDELLRGVVAVGELTPRTIDTIAGFGERVSSKIAAAAFSQRNIEAEHVDSRKCIVTDATFGKAVPQFEETDARLAETVKPLLDRKRVPVMGGFIAATREGVATTLGRGGSDFSAAIIGAGLNAERIEIWTDVDGMMTTDPNLCPDARRIKNISFEEAAELAYFGAKVLHPATLLPAIQKNIPVLILNSRNPKCEGTRITATAPKSKNIFKAIAAKKRITVVDVVATRMLMAHGFLKNIFEVFANHRCPVDMVSTSEVSVSVTVDSNESIAAIAADLAKLADVKYQGRKAIVCLVGENIKSTPGIAAKVFSAIPEANIHMISQGASEINIGFVIDEDAVPDVVSRLHRTFFAQVDPEVFA